A genomic stretch from Erigeron canadensis isolate Cc75 chromosome 9, C_canadensis_v1, whole genome shotgun sequence includes:
- the LOC122583820 gene encoding calcium uniporter protein 6, mitochondrial-like, with protein sequence MWRSSFLLLKEGLTSGIVRSKTTPFGLLTVFPVESSNGFCTCLFSGTSGAGVGRGVRRGVNDGVRAMFSTTAGFRGGVGGGVFGVGINEGDRRSFSTISGGHGGGEPRRGVDSNGGGGEVRNNGGENDGDVISVAEAKKLMRLVNVEALKMKFGAEGKEVISYKELLQACEAMGVAKSVDEAKAFATVLDEAGVVLIFRDKVYLHPDKVVDLVRRAVPLALTADDDPRREELKQLQAKLDEIDRLAHKQVRRILYSGLAFSLANIGLFFRLTFWEFSWDVMEPIAFFATTSGIIVGYAYFLITSRDPTYQDLMKRLFLSRRRKLMIKHNFDIERFMELQKKCKSPLDAPPSAKHDFAGVELETRDLLHKN encoded by the exons ATGTGGAGATCGTCGTTTTTGTTGTTGAAAGAAGGATTGACGTCAGGAATCGTTAGGTCTAAAACGACACCGTTTGGATTACTAACCGTATTTCCCGTTGAATCTAGTAACGGATTCTGTACTTGTTTGTTTTCCGGTACGTCCGGCGCCGGAGTAGGTCGCGGAGTACGGAGAGGTGTGAATGACGGTGTTAGAGCGATGTTTTCCACTACGGCCGGCTTCCGCGGCGGCGTAGGTGGTGGAGTATTCGGTGTAGGTATCAACGAAGGTGATAGAAGGTCGTTTTCGACTATTTCCGGTGGACATGGCGGCGGAGAACCACGGCGAGGTGTTGATAGTAACGGTGGCGGAGGAGAAGTACGGAACAATGGAGGTGAGAATGACGGAGATGTAATATCGGTTGCGGAAGCGAAGAAGCTGATGAGATTGGTGAATGTTGAAgcattgaaaatgaaatttggTGCAGAAGGGAAAGAGGTGATATCTTATAAGGAGTTGTTACAGGCTTGTGAAGCGATGGGAGTTGCGAAATCGGTCGATGAAGCGAAAGCGTTTGCGACGGTTTTGGATGAGGCTGGTGTTGTTCTTATCTTTAGAGATAAAGTTTACCTTCATCCTGATAAG GTGGTGGATCTGGTCAGAAGGGCGGTACCTCTTGCCCTAACAGCTGATGATGATCCGAGAAGGGAGGAGCTAAAGCAGTTACAAGCCAAACTGGATGAAATTGATAGACTAGCTCACAAGCAGGTCCGCCGCATCCTCTATTCTGGGCTCGCGTTCTCTCTAGCTAATATCGGGCTCTTTTTCCGTTTAACTTTTTGGGAATTCTCTTGGGATGTTATGGAGCCAATTGCATTCTTTGCAACCACATCTGGTATAATTGTGGGGTATGCTTATTTCCTTATAACATCTAGGGACCCCACATACCAAGACTTGATGAAGAGGCTCTTCCTATCCCGAAGAAGAAAGCTGATGATAAAGCATAATTTTGACATTGAAAGATTCATGGAACTACAGAAGAAATGCAAGTCGCCTCTGGATGCGCCTCCTTCGGCTAAACATGATTTTGCAGGAGTGGAACTGGAAACTCGGGATCTCTTGCACAAGAACTAA
- the LOC122582334 gene encoding CBS domain-containing protein CBSX3, mitochondrial-like has protein sequence MQRSIGTFLSHGSVVKNAVLQHIRLVNPLARSLVRHESTSAARIEEQGFESTKISDVLKGKGKSADGSWLWCTTEDSVYDAVKSMTQHNVGALVVVKPGEEKSIAGIITERDYLRKIIVQGRSSKSTKVGDIMTEENKLITVTPDTKVLKAMQLMTDNRIRHIPVIDEKGMLGMVSIGDVVRAVVSEHREELNRLNAFIQGGY, from the exons ATGCAAAGAAGTATCGGAACATTTCTATCACATGGAAGCGTTGTGAAGAATGCGGTTCTCCAACACATTCGTTTGGTGAATCCTCTTGCACGATCTCTTGTGAGGCATGAGTCAACTTCGGCAGCTCGTATTGAAGAGCAAGGTTTTGAAAGCACTAAAATTTCAGATGTTTTAAAAGGAAAGGGGAAAAGTGCCGATGGTTCATGGCTTTGGTGCACCACCGAAGATTCCGTGTATGACGCCGTCAAGTCG ATGACACAACACAATGTTGGAGCTTTGGTGGTGGTGAAACCCGGGGAGGAGAAATCCATTGCTGGAATTATCACAGAAAGAG ATTATCTCAGGAAAATTATTGTTCAGGGAAGATCGTCGAAGTCAACCAAGGTTGGAGATATCATGACAGAAGAG AACAAGCTTATCACGGTCACTCCAGACACCAAAGTTCTGAAAGCAATGCAGTTGATGACAG ATAATCGTATTAGACACATTCCAGTGATTGATGAAAAGGGCATGCTAGGCATGGTTTCCATTGGAGATGTGGTCCGTGCTGTTGTAAGCGAGCACAGGGAAGAGCTCAACCGTCTGAATGCGTTCATTCAAGGAGGCTACTAG
- the LOC122581616 gene encoding TLC domain-containing protein 4-B-like, translated as MEGRITTPSGFSTIANHASSSNPIRWLFSVFWGIIMCKVAYDLMGILGPLIFKGFNKLDNAQKLEWKNRGFSTFHALFVVAGSLYFLLVSDLFDEHAHQEWIINRSSASCDTILGMSIGYFLSDLGMIFWTYPTLGGFEFVLHHGLSMFAIGQALLSGQVQFYILIVFITEITTPFVNLRWYLDVAGKKNSTFYLLNGVALFAGWLVARIILFIFFFYHMFTHFYQVKQIYAMGFYSVLTIPSVLAFMNLFWFWKILRGLIKTLSKMNRHSHSS; from the exons ATGGAAGGAAGAATAACTACCCCTTCAGGTTTTAGCACCATTGCTAATCATGCAAGTTCAAGCAACCCAATCCGGTggttgttttcggttttttggGGCATCATCATGTGTAAAGTT GCTTATGACTTGATGGGAATACTTGGCCCGCTCATCTTCAAAGGCTTTAACAAACTAGACAATGCGCAAAAACTTGAATGGAAAAACCG GGGATTCTCAACCTTCCACGCACTCTTTGTAGTTGCTGGTTCTTTATACTTTCTACTCGTTTCGGATCTTTTTGATGAACATGCTCATCAAGAGTGGATTATTAACCGTTCATCTGCATCATGTGACACCATACTTGGG ATGTCAATTGGTTACTTTTTGTCGGATTTGGGGATGATTTTTTGGACTTACCCGACTTTAGGTGGTTTTGAATTT GTATTGCACCATGGACTCTCCATGTTTGCCATCGGTCAAGCCCTTTTAAGCGGCCAAGTTCAGTTTTACATCCTTATAGTCTTTATCACCGAGATCACCACACCTTTTGTGAACCTAAGATG GTATCTAGATGTCGCCGGGAAGAAGAACTCCACATTTTACTTGTTGAATGGTGTTGCATTGTTTGCAGGGTGGTTG gttgCAAGGATCATcttgtttatcttctttttctaCCATATGTTTACACATTTTTATCAA GTGAAGCAAATTTACGCAATGGGGTTCTACAGCGTGTTGACGATTCCCTCGGTGTTGGCTTTCATGAACTTGTTTTGGTTTTGGAAGATCCTTAGAGGGTTGATTAAAACCCTTTCCAAAATGAATAGGCACAGCCATAGTAGTTGA
- the LOC122582022 gene encoding TLC domain-containing protein 4-B-like: protein MEGSSLDYGVSGLKVIGDHATSSNQILWLFSVFGGFIMCKVVYELTGVITPLVYKGFNKLDDMQKLEWKNRGFSTFHALFAAIGSLYFLVISNLFEEHNQKELIINRSSASSDTLLGMSIGYFLSDLAMIIWTYPALGGVEYFFHHGLSLFAIVQSLISGQVQFYILMVLFTEITTPFVNLRWYLDVANKKNSTLYMLNGVGMFLGWLVARIILFIYFFYHIYTHFDQVKQVYYPMGFYTLLTIPPALALMNLFWFYKIAKGMVKTLTKLRKQS from the exons ATGGAAGGAAGTAGTTTGGATTATGGTGTATCTGGTTTGAAGGTTATTGGTGATCATGCAACTTCAAGTAACCAAATCTTGTGGTTGTTTTCAGTTTTTGGAGGCTTTATTATGTGTAAAGTT GTTTATGAATTGACTGGTGTAATTACCCCCTTGGTCTACAAAGGTTTTAACAAACTTGATGACATGCAGAAACTTGAATGGAAAAACAG GGGATTCTCGACCTTCCATGCACTTTTTGCAGCTATTGGTTCTCTATACTTTTTGGTCATTTCAAATCTTTTTGAAGAGCATAACCAAAAAGAGTTGATTATCAACCGTTCCTCCGCATCATCTGACACTCTACTTGGg ATGTCCATTGGTTACTTTTTGTCAGATTTGGCGATGATAATATGGACTTATCCAGCTTTAGGCGGTGTTGAATAT TTCTTCCACCATGGACTCTCTTTGTTTGCCATTGTTCAATCCCTCATAAGTGGCCAAGTTCAGTTTTACATCCTTATGGTTCTTTTCACTGAGATCACAACACCCTTTGTGAATCTAAGATG GTATTTGGATGTTGCCAATAAGAAGAACTCCACCCTTTACATGTTGAATGGCGTTGGAATGTTTTTAGGGTGGCTG GTTGCCAGGATCATTTTGTTCATCTACTTTTTCTACCACATTTATACACATTTTGATCAG GTGAAGCAAGTTTACTATCCAATGGGATTCTACACCTTGTTGACAATCCCTCCAGCATTGGCGTTGATGAATTTGTTTTGGTTCTACAAGATTGCCAAAGGAATGGTTAAAACTCTCACCAAGTTAAGAAAGCAGTCATAA